The Mycobacteriales bacterium nucleotide sequence TCCTGCCCGATCACGACCCGCTCGAGTGCCAGCCGGGTCTGCACCGCCGCGACGGCGACGGCCTGCGGGATAGGGGTCGAACGCGACGCGGCGTGGGAGCCATCACCGGAGTACGCCGCGACGATGCGGTGGACACCCGTGCCGAGCGCCGCGACCGGAAGGACTGCGGCACCGTCCGCGCCGAGCCGCGCAGAGCCGAGCTCACGGCCGCCGTCGAGGAACAGCACCGTGCCGGACGGAGCCCGGCTCTCCTCGCTGCTGCTGACCCGGGCGGTGAGCACGACCGTCTCCCCGGACGGGACCGGACCACGGCTGCCCGCGAGCGTGACGAGCGTCGGGTGCGCCTCGACCCGCAGCACCCGCGCGCAGGAGCTCGGAGCGCAGCGGGCGTCCCCGGAGTAGGCGACGCGCAGGACGTGCTCGCCGAGCGGCAACACCACGGTGAGCATCGCGCGGCCGCCGGGGTCGAGCTCACCCTCGGCCAGCACCGCGCCGTGCTCCTGCGGGCTGTCGAGCTGGACGCGCACGGTCCCGGTGACGGGTTCCTGGGCGGTGACGTCGACGACGAGCAGCGCGGACGACCCGGCGAGCAGCCGGCTGGGCGCGCTGACCCCCGTGGAGCTGGCCTGGCGGGTGTCGGTGAGCACGGACCCTCCTGTGACGGGGGGCCGTGGGTGGGATGCGAGCAGGGCGGGCGATAACCGGACAGCGTCGTCCAGGAGGTGGGCGCGCACGTCGTCGGTGCTCTCACCGTCGCCGGCGCTCATCCACTCCCCCTCGTCTTGCGCCGACTCGGGACGGCACCCCCTGAGGCTGCCGCCTCGGGCCCAGGGGCGCAACGGCTCTGTCGGCTGGGTGACACCTGCCGCACGGGCTGAGCTGAATCGGTGGGTTCAGCCGGTGAGCTCAGCCGGTGAGCTCAGCCGGCAGGCTCGTGCCGAGCCGGACGGCTCCGCCGTCCGTGGCGGTGAGGACCCACGGGCCGTGCTCGGTGATGGCGACGGTGTGCTCCCAGTGGGAGGCCTGCAGCCCGTCCCTGGTGACGACGGTCCAGCCGTCGTCGAGCTCGAGGACCTCCGGTGAGCCGAGCGTGGCCATCGGCTCGACGGCCAGCACGATGCCGCGGGTGAGCGCCATGCCCTTGCCCGGGCCCTGGGGCGCGGTGTTGGGGACGTGCGGCGGCTCGTGCATCGAGGTGCCGATGCCGTGCCCGGTGTAGTCGTCGAGCAGGCCGTAGCCGTGGGGACGCACCACCCGCTCGACCTCGGCCCCGATGTCGGACAGCCGCGCGCCGTCGCGGACGACGGCGAGCGCGGCCCACAGGCTCTCCTCCGTGACGCGGTTGAGCTCCAGCACATCCGCGGCGCACTCCCCGACGGGAACCGTGATCGCGGCGTCTCCGTGCCACCCCTCGACGATCGCGCCGAAGTCGATCGAGCACAGCTCGCCCTCGCGCAGCACCCGGTCTCCGGGGATCCCGTGGACGACCTGCTCGCCGACCGAGGCGCAGATGACGCCGGGGAAGCCGTGGTAGCCGAGGAAGCTCGACACCGCGCCGCGCTCGCGCAGGACGTCGCGGCCGATGCCGTCGAGGTCGGCAGTGCTGACGCCCGGCGCCACGGCTGCACGCATCCGGTCCAGCGCCTCGGCCACGACCAGGCCGGCG carries:
- a CDS encoding Ig-like domain-containing protein, which produces MLTDTRQASSTGVSAPSRLLAGSSALLVVDVTAQEPVTGTVRVQLDSPQEHGAVLAEGELDPGGRAMLTVVLPLGEHVLRVAYSGDARCAPSSCARVLRVEAHPTLVTLAGSRGPVPSGETVVLTARVSSSEESRAPSGTVLFLDGGRELGSARLGADGAAVLPVAALGTGVHRIVAAYSGDGSHAASRSTPIPQAVAVAAVQTRLALERVVIGQELGVTVTVVDAVTALPLPTASGEVVLSSSSSSLRVALLDGVARVRLPALGGEAWRVDYAGDAEHAACATVS
- the map gene encoding type I methionyl aminopeptidase → MAGAGRGSRRPRGVTVKTAEQVRLMRRAGLVVAEALDRMRAAVAPGVSTADLDGIGRDVLRERGAVSSFLGYHGFPGVICASVGEQVVHGIPGDRVLREGELCSIDFGAIVEGWHGDAAITVPVGECAADVLELNRVTEESLWAALAVVRDGARLSDIGAEVERVVRPHGYGLLDDYTGHGIGTSMHEPPHVPNTAPQGPGKGMALTRGIVLAVEPMATLGSPEVLELDDGWTVVTRDGLQASHWEHTVAITEHGPWVLTATDGGAVRLGTSLPAELTG